The proteins below come from a single Streptococcus porcinus genomic window:
- the purR gene encoding pur operon repressor translates to MKLRRSERMVVISNYLINNPYKLTSLNTFATKYEAAKSSISEDIAIIKKAFEESNIGEIETLTGASGGVIFTPSISEEEARAIVQDLCQRLSENNRILPGGYIYLSDLLSTPKILQNIGRIIANAFKGQKIDAVMTVATKGVPLANAVANILNVPFVIVRRDLKITEGSTVSVNYASASSDRIEKMFLSKRSLRPNSRVLIVDDFLKGGGTITGMISLLSEFDSHLVGVAVFAENAKEEREDMIYKSLLKVSEIDVKNNKVVVEVGNIFND, encoded by the coding sequence ATGAAATTAAGACGTAGCGAAAGAATGGTTGTTATCTCAAATTACCTGATTAACAATCCCTATAAATTAACTAGTTTAAACACATTTGCAACAAAATATGAAGCCGCAAAATCTTCTATCTCAGAAGATATTGCAATTATCAAAAAAGCATTTGAAGAGTCAAATATCGGTGAAATTGAAACCTTGACGGGAGCTAGTGGAGGTGTTATTTTTACGCCAAGCATCTCAGAAGAAGAAGCTAGGGCTATTGTCCAAGATTTATGTCAACGCCTTTCGGAAAATAACCGTATTTTACCAGGTGGTTACATTTATCTATCTGACCTTTTAAGTACACCAAAAATTTTACAAAATATTGGGCGAATTATTGCCAATGCCTTCAAAGGACAAAAAATAGATGCTGTTATGACAGTTGCTACAAAAGGGGTTCCTTTGGCTAATGCAGTTGCCAATATTTTAAATGTCCCCTTTGTTATCGTTAGACGCGATTTAAAAATTACCGAAGGATCAACAGTATCTGTTAACTATGCTAGTGCTTCTAGCGACCGTATTGAAAAAATGTTTTTATCAAAACGTAGTTTACGACCAAATAGTAGGGTACTTATTGTAGATGACTTCCTTAAAGGTGGAGGAACCATCACAGGAATGATTAGCTTGCTATCTGAGTTTGATAGTCATTTGGTGGGAGTAGCGGTCTTTGCAGAGAATGCTAAAGAAGAGCGCGAAGACATGATTTACAAGTCACTTCTGAAAGTTTCAGAGATTGATGTAAAGAATAATAAAGTCGTTGTTG